The Deefgea tanakiae DNA segment TCTTGCAAGCGGATCTTAACCACGGCTTTGATGCTTTTGAAACCGTACTTCCAAGGCACAACTAAGCGCACAGGCGCGCCATTTTGATTGGGCAATACTTCGCCATACAAACCCACCGCCAAGATTGTTAGAGGATGCATTGCTTCATCGATACGCAAACCCTCGCGGTATGGCCAATCCAAAACACGGCTTAGTTGCCCAGGCATTTGTTTTGGGTCTTTCAAAGTTTCAAATGAAACAAACTTTGCTCTGGAATTAGGCTCGACTTGTTTGAGTAAACTCGCCAGCGGAATGCCCACCCAAGGAATCACCATCGACCAGCCTTCTACGCAGCGCAGGCGATAGATACGCTCCTCTAGCGCGGCAACTTTGAGTAAGTCGTCCAGGCTATAGGTCCGAGGCTTGCCAGCCTCGCCTTCGACCACAATTTGCCATGGTTTGGTTTTGAATTTGCCGGCATTTTCGGCAGGATCAGATTTGTCTGTCCCAAACTCATAATAATTGTTGTACGTAGTGATTTCTTTCAGGCTGCTGGGCGTGTCCTTGGTCGAAAACCTACTGGGCACACCTTTTAGCGAAGCCGAGGCTTCACTGGCCAGTAACAAGGCTCCAGCGGAAGCGGCCATAAACTCACGGCGATTTAAAAACACTGATTTGGGCGTGATTTCAGACGGCAAAATATCACTTGGTTGGCGGATCAACATATCATTCTCCTAAAGTACTTCATTAGTCGTTCGTGATCCGACCTTCTTTCATTGGAACATAAAAAAACCGTAAAGTTGCGCACTTTACGGTTTAGTTCTTTTAGGCTTACAGTATTACTTCTGGATCATTACCCATGCTGCAAGCATTTTAGCTTCAGCGGCAGTCACCGCATTCGGTGGCATCGGCACGGCCCCCCAAACACCTGAACCGCCCTTTTGAATTTTAGTCGCCAGCAAAGTCACGGCATCTTTATTGCCTTTGTACTTTGCAGCAACATCTTTGTAAGACGGGCCGACAATCTTTTTGTCGACCGCATGACAGGCCATACAATTTTTAGACTTCAATAAATCGTCAACAGGCGCAGCAAATGCACTTGCATTAATTAAAAGACCTACAGAGAGTACGGCAGCAAGCATTTTCATATCTAATAACTCCAAGTCAGCAAACTCAATTTCCGGCTTTTAGAATGGCACAGAAATCGCACTTTAGACACTGAGAATCATCAACTCTTACTAATTTCTTGAAAAAAGTGCAGCCCAATTTGCAATAAAGCGCGACAATATGGCTTTACTGCGTCTCGGCACGAGTTTTGCTCATGGATTACTTCCCTCTTTTTTTAAATCTAAAACAACAAGCCTGCATGATTGTCGGTGGCGGCGAAATTGCTGTTCGTAAACTACGCCTTTTACGCTCTGCCGGGGCCGACGTAACTGTGGTGGCGCCTGAACTTTGTGATGAAATGCTAGGCCTAGTCAAATCAGGTGAAGTGCGCTGGCAACCTGCAGAATTTTCACTCGCGCAAATTGCAGGCCAACGCCTTGTGATTGCCGCAACCGACCACCCAAGCGTCAACCAAGCTGTGTTTACAGCTTGCGAAGCTGCCGGGATTTTAGTCAACTCCGTCGATGACCCTGCGCACAGCCGATTTATCACGCCAGCGATTGTTGACCGTGCCCCGCTGACAATTGCCATTTCCACTGGCGGTGGTGTTCCGGTACTGGCGCGTCATTTGCGCGCGCAGCTCGAAGCGCTCATCCCGCATGGGTGGGGTGACTTAGCAAAATTAGGTAGTGAGCTACGTGATTTGTGCAAAGAAAAAATGCCCGACACCGCAAGCCGCCGTGACTTTTGGGAAAACGTACTAGCAGGCCCAATTCCCGACCAAGTTTTTTCTGGGCAAGTAAACGAAGCGCGTGAGCAATTGATTTTCGCCATCGAAAATCGTGCCTTGCAGAGCGAAAACTTAGGCGCTGTATACTTAGTCGGCAGCGGCCCCGGAAATCCAGATTTACTCACCTTTCGCGCTCTACGCCTGATGCAACAGGCCGATGTGGTGCTGTACGATAATTTAGTGTCGGACGACATCATGGAAATGGTTCGCCGCGATGCGGAGCGTATTTATGTCGGCAAAAAATCAAATAATCACGCGCTACCGCAAGAAGAAATTAATCAACTTTTAGTGCGCCTTGCTTTAGAGGGCAAAAAAGTACTGCGCTTAAAAGGTGGCGATCCGTTTATTTTTGGTCGTGGCGGCGAAGAAATCGAAGAGCTTGCCGAGCACGGCATTGCTTTTGAAGTGGTACCAGGGATTACTTCTGCTGCAGGCGCATCGTGTTATGCAGGTATTCCGCTAACGCACCGCGATTATGCGCAATCAGTTACTTTCGTGACTGGTCACCGTCGCGCAGGAGAAACCGATCTCGACTGGCCTCGCCTGGTTAACCCATCCGAAACTGTGGTGGTCTATATGGGCGTAGCACAATCTGGGTATATCGCTGAGCAACTTATCCATCATGGCAGAGCCAGTCATACCCCGATTGCAGTCATTGAGCGAGCCACAACAAATCAACAACGTGTCGTGACCGGTGAGCTTGGGCAACTCGCTCAACTCATTACAGAGAGCCATATCAAACCGCCAGCACTGATTATCATTGGCGACGTGGTCAAACTACATAGCAAACTCAACTGGCGATCAGAAAAAGGCTAGCTCATTACAAAGGGTGCCGATGTTTTCGGCGCTCGATATTTGGCAATCAAACACAGTGTAATGATGACAAACACCAAATTCGAGCTCGCTGAAAACACTAAAGCCCAACCGCGCCCGTTCGCCAAAACTTGAACCAAAGCATAGAAAGTCGCAATCAGCGATGAAACACTCCAAATTGCCCAAGACCCCAGAGAGACATTGCTGCTGGATTTAGAGGCATACATCAATTTCCATTGTGGGAGATAAGCCAGCAAAGAAAGGAAGCCAACGCAGAATTGTAAATAAGTCGCTCCTTCTAAAACTAATCGATTCATACTAAAAACTCCAAAACTGATTCTTTATTTCATATCTGATAATCGTGTAGCTGATTCCTCATCACTAATGAGGCGCCCTTTTCCAGAGCCTAAGCGCTGCGCAATATAAATACTACTATGCCCAGAGAACAAGTAAGCAACAACACAAGCTAATAATGCATATGGGGCAATTGCCGCACCAAATAGTTCAACAGCCATAAATGTACATGCCAGTGGCGTATTGGCAGCGCCAGCAAATACGGCAACAAAACCTAAGCCCGCCAATAATGGATATGGCATATCTAATATGGGCGCCAATGCATTACCCAAAGTTGATCCAATATAAAATAAAGGAGTTACTTCACCACCTTTAAATCCTGCCCCCAAAGAGAATGTCGTAAATAGAAACTTTAATGGTGCGTCAAACAATGATAATGGTTGAGAAAATGATTCAATAATACTTGGAACCCCTAAACCTATATATCGATATGCACCCGTGGTATAAACCAAGATTGAAAGTACCAAGCCACCCACAAATGGCCGCAAAGGTGGATAACTAATTTTTTTAAATTGATGTGCAAACCAATGGGTAGTTTCAGCAAAAAACTTACCGACCAAACCAAAGACAATACCGGCAACTAAAACAGCAACGATACCCTTGAGCGTCACCGTGGGGATGGATGAAATGACATAGTGGGTGTGATGCACACCCAAAGCACGAACCACCCAGTCACTCGTCAAGCTAGCGATTAAACATGGGAATAAGGCATTATTGCGCATCTTACCAAGAGCCAAGACCTCCAAGCCAAATACAGCTCCGGCCAGCGGGGTACCAAATACACCCGCAAAGCCAGCACTCATTCCAGCCATCAAAATGGCGCGTCGCCCTTCTGGACCACGCCGAGTCAAGAGCGCAACGCGATCGGCCAAAGTACCAGACATTTGCACCGCAGTACCTTCACGTCCGACCGATGCACCAAACAAATGCGACAGCACAGTACCTGCCAACACCAAAGGCGCCATCCGCAAAGGGATAACCGCTTTGGGATTATGCACTTCATCAATCAGTAAATTACTACCCGATTCGATGCCGCGCCCAAAGCGGTGATACAGCCAGCCCACACCAAATCCAGCGAATGGTAAAAACCAAATCAGCGATGGATTGGCCACGCGCGTGACAGTAGCCCAATCAAGCGACACCAACAAAACGGCGGAAGCAAGTCCGCCTAACATTCCAATTAGTACCGCCAGGGGCAACCAAATAGCCAAATCCAAAAAAGTCTGTCGATAGAAGCTAAAGCCTGACATCTGCGAAACCCAAATTAAACTACAAATTGATGTATCACTCTAAAAGCAATACTAAACAAGGCTTTGACAGCCATACACCTAAAAATACAGCCAAATACTCAGCACTAGCGGCAGTAAGAGTGCAGTAACAACCCCATTAAACCCCATCGCCAAACCTGAAAAAGCACCGGCGGTATCCGAGATTTGAAAAGCGCGTGCCGTACCCACACCGTGCGAAGCGAGCCCTAAAGCAAAACCTTGCGCCACTTCGTGTTTGATATTAAACCATTGATAAAGCGGAACAGCTAAAGCCGCACCACCCACGCCCGCAATAATGACCGCATTGGCAGTCAACGATGGTAAACCGCCGTGCTCTTGCGCCAAGGCCATGGCAATCGGTGTTGTGCACGACTTCGGGACAAACGACAAGACTGTCTGCCAATCAAGCCCCAAAGCTGACCCAATGATCAACACCGAAACCATACCCACCAGCGACCCAACCCCCAAAGCGATCAAAAGAGGCCAAAAATAAGCCTTCATTTTGGCTAAATTCGAATACAAGGGAATCGCCAATGCAACCGTGGCGGGCCCAAGCAATAAATGAATAGGCTGAGCGCCATGAAAGTACACATCATAGGGCGTATGTGTGAGCTGTAAGATGCCGATGATGAGCAATACTGAAATCAAAACAGGATTAAGCAAAGGAAAGCAGTTGGCTTGTTTATAGATTTTATTAGCTAGTAAATACGCCAAGCCCGTTACCGCAATCCACGTTGCAGGAAACTGCGCCAAATCGATTGAAAAGTTCATACGGAAGACTCCGGCTGCTTTTTCTGCCGACGCAACAAGAGAAAGTTCAACACCCAAGCTGTGACCAGCAATGTTACAAGGGTGGACAGCATAATCGTCACCATCATCGCAATGCCTTGCGCTTCTAGTCGATCACCTAGCTCAATCAAACCTACCCCAGCCGGGACAAATAACACCCCCAAATACCGCAACAAACCTTCGGATGCCAACGCAATTTTTGACTCAGCCCTGCCACGCACTACGCACCACAGGGTGAGTAGCAGCATACCTAAAACCACACTCGGGATAGGCAAATTAAATAATTGCCGTAGAAGTTCGCCACTAACAAGGGCAAGAAAAATAATTGATAAGCCGTACAGCATGGCAAAACCTAAATTTATTTTGAAATATGATGCCACTGTACTGCTTCATCACACGGATGCCTAGAGTAAGAAATAACATTCAAATCAAATACAGCAGCTTATATAGGGGTGATCTGTCAGGTTTTAGTATTTCCGCCCCACTATTTCACTAAACCCCGCACGCTTCAACAGGTGCACCCATTTAAAATGTACTCAGCGCTGAGCAAAAAAAGCTTTCCCAAGCAACGATGGTTTTCGATAAAATGAGCAGATGAAGATTGATACAAGTTCTTGCTTTCACTGCGCCGAGCCCTGCCCATCTGATAATGAATTGCATATTCGCTACCGCAATGCAGATCATGCAGTTTGTTGTGCTGGCTGCAAATCCGTAGCAGAAACCATTATTAGCAGTGGTTTAGATCAGTATTATGCCCAGCGTGAAAAACCTGCCGACCGCAAAGAACCACTACCCACAGAGCTTCGCGAGCAACTTTCTTTGTACGACGACAAGCAACTTCAAGCTGATTTCGTTCACCAAACTGGCGAGCAGAGCAAAGAAGCGGCTTTAATATTAGAAGGAATCAGCTGCGCTGCCTGTATTTGGCTGAATGAGCAACACATCGCCCAACTACAAGGCGTGCAATCGGTATCGATCAACTACTCAACATATCGAGCCCGTATTCGCTGGGATGACAGCCAAATTCATTTATCCACGATTTTGGAGCATATCGCAGCAATCGGCTATCGCGCACTCCCGTACGACCACGCCAGAGATGAAGTGAACTGGCAAAAACAAAGAAAATCAGCACTATTTAGACTCTGGGTTGCTGGCCTGTCGATGATGCAGGTCATGATGTTCGTTGTACCGATTTATTTATCAGCCGACGGCGAAATTGAAGACCTTTGGCTGACAATGATGCACTGGGGTAGTGCCTTACTCACCCTCCCCGTCGTGCTTTATTCTTGCTGGCCTTTTTACACCAATAGCTGGCGAGATTTAAAACATGGCCGCGCGGGGATGGATTTGCCGGTTAGTTTGGGTGTTTTAATCGCATTTTTTGCTAGCGTGTATGCCTTAATAGCGAATAACGGTGAAATCTACTTTGATTCGGTTTCGATGTTTGTATTTCTGCTATTAAGCGGGCGCTACTTAGAGCTCAAAGCGAGGCGTAATGCTGGCGCCGCTGCAGAAAAACTCGTCAAACTCGTCCCCACATTTGCCCACCAACTACATAGCGATCAAACGCTACATGAAACCGCCGTTGCTCGACTCAAAGTCGGTGATCGGATTGTGGTCAAAGCCGGTGAAATTATTCCTATCGATGGCTTGGTGCTGGATGGTCAAAGCGAAGTCAATGAGGCGATGTTAACGGGCGAATCGCTCCCCGTACGCAAAGTATCTGGCTCAAACGTGACCGCTGGTACGTCGAATTTATTGTCTCCACTCACCGTAGAGGTCAAGCTGACAGGAGCAGATACCCGTATTGCGGGCATGGTTCGAATTTTGGATCAAGCGCTAGAACAAAAACCTCGCTTAGCGGCGATTGCGGATCGGATATCGGGTTGGTTTGTTTTTGGTTTACTCATCGCAGCCGCCCTCACCTATTGGTACTGGCATCTGCACGACCCACTTCACGCGCTCCCCATTACCGTCGCGCTACTGGTTATTTCATGCCCTTGTGCTTTATCGCTCGCGACCCCAACGGCCTTGACTGCGGCTACAGGCCGTTTAGCGCAACTCGGTTTATTAGTAACAAGAGCCAATCTCTTAGAAACGCTCGCCAAAGTCACTGACATCGTTTTAGATAAGACGGGAACGCTCACTCATGGCGAACCTCGTATCGTTCGCACCGTTCCGCTCGCCATGGAAGCAGAGCCCGCATTAACTATTGCGCAAGCTTTAGAATCTCAATCTGAACACCCAATCGCAAAAGCCTTTGCCGCTCAGAACAAGCAATCCGACAATTCAGCAGCAACGGATATCCAAAAACACGCCCAAGGCGGGATTTCTGGCCGTATCGATAATCAGCAATACTGGATAGGCTCTTTGCAGTTTATTAGTGATTTATTGAACCAACCCATACCATATACTTTAACGCAGTATACGACTGAAGGCTCTATAATTGCTTTATCAGATGGAGATACATGGCTTACTGCCTTTGTGCTGGCAGATACTTTACGCCCTGACGCAGCAGAGCTGGTTCACAAACTGCATCAGTCTGGATTTAATGTGCATTTAGTATCGGGCGATCAACTCCACCCAGTCAATCACATTGCCAGTCAACTCAGCATCAGCAATGTCCGCGCTCATGCGACACCCGAAGCTAAAGTGGCGTACATTCAAACACTGCAAGACAGTGGAAAAGTGGTACTGATGATCGGAGACGGTGTCAATGATGCACCAGTACTCGCCCTGGCCAATGTCTCGATTGCCATGGGCGCTGGTGTTGATATTGCGCATGCTGCGGGCGATATGATTTTGCTAAACAACAATTTGGCCTGTTTACCAGCCGCGTTTAAGCTGGCAAAAAAAACACAGCGCATTATCAAGCAAAACTTATTGTGGGCACTACTCTACAATATTGCTGCGCTGCCTTTGGCTGCCGCAGGGTTTGTTACGCCGTGGCTCGCAAGTATTGGTATGGCGATGAGTTCTCTGCTCGTAGTACTCAATGCGCTTCGTCTTGTCTCCATACCTAAGAAAAAGAGCCAATAAATTGGAAAGCCTCTACCTACTCATCCCCCTATCGATTGTTATTGCCTTTGTGATTGGTTTTGTCTTTTGGTGGACCATCCGCAGTGGCCAACTGGATGATTTAGAAGGCCCTAGCTGGCGAATTTTGCATGACGATGACAAGAGCGAACTAAAAGAACATCACTTGCACGAAGAAAAGCAAAAATTTCCTGACTGAATGCCGCCCAACAAGGTAAAATCATACCGTTTGTAATTATGCACACTTGATTCAAATCAAGTGTGCAAGATACTTAGTTGCGTATAGTCCAGTATGTGTCAGTCTCACTTTTTTGTAGAATCTATACCTACTCAGGTTGCTAAAAAATTTGGCAAAGACCAAAACAGGCTAATCGTAATAAATAAAAAAGTTTTTAACTCAATTCCAAGCAGTTGGAGATCATTCGGAGCGCTCTAATGGAAAACCAAGCCACATACAATTACAAAGTGGTTCGGCAGTTTGCCATCATGACGGTCGTTTGGGGTATTGTCGGAATGTTAGTCGGCGTGATCATCGCCGCTCAAATGTTCTGGCCAGAACTCAATGTCGGCCAGTATTTTCATTTTGGCCGTTTACGCCCCCTTCATACGAATGCAGTCATTTTTGCATTTGGTGGATGTGGCCTATTCGCAACGTCGTACTATGTAGTTCAACGTACCTGTAATGTACGTCTTATCAGCGACAAACTCGCCGCCTTCCACTTCTGGGGTTGGCAACTGGTTATCGTTCTGGCAGCAATTACATTGCCACTGGGTTACACCCAAGGCAAAGAATATGCTGAATTGGCCTGGCCGATTGATCTATTGATTACTGTAGTGTGGGTTTGTTACGCCATCGTGTTTTTTGGTACGATCGCCAAGCGTAAAGTAAAACACATCTACGTAGCCAACTGGTTCTATGGTGCGTTTATTCTTGCTGTTGCCCTACTGCACATTGTAAATAGCATGGCACTACCAATCTTGGGCACTATGCAATCGTATTCAATTTACTCTGGCGCTGTAGATGCCATGGTGCAATGGTGGTACGGCCACAATGCAGTCGGCTTCTTCTTGACGGCTGGATTCTTGGGCATGATGTATTACTTCGTTCCTAAGCAAGCAGGTCGCCCTGTTTACTCATATCGCCTTTCTGTTGTGCATTTCTGGGCACTTGCTTTCACATATATGTGGGCAGGTCCGCATCACTTGCACTACACCGCCCTACCTGACTGGACTCAATCCTTAGGTATGGTGTTCTCTTTGATTCTACTGGCACCAAGCTGGGGCGGTATGATCAACGGGATTATGACTTTGTCTGGCGCGTGGCATAAATTGCGTACCGATCCAATCTTGAAGTTCTTGGTGACGGCCCTGTCTTTCTATGGCATGTCGACCTTTGAAGGCCCGATGATGGCCATCAAATCAGTGAATGCGCTAAGCCATTACACAGATTGGACTGTGGGTCACGTTCACTCAGGTGCTTTAGGCTGGGTTGCGATGATTACCATCGGTGCGATCTACTACCTGATCCCACGTTTGTTTAATCGCGAACAAATGT contains these protein-coding regions:
- the msrP gene encoding protein-methionine-sulfoxide reductase catalytic subunit MsrP; translated protein: MLIRQPSDILPSEITPKSVFLNRREFMAASAGALLLASEASASLKGVPSRFSTKDTPSSLKEITTYNNYYEFGTDKSDPAENAGKFKTKPWQIVVEGEAGKPRTYSLDDLLKVAALEERIYRLRCVEGWSMVIPWVGIPLASLLKQVEPNSRAKFVSFETLKDPKQMPGQLSRVLDWPYREGLRIDEAMHPLTILAVGLYGEVLPNQNGAPVRLVVPWKYGFKSIKAVVKIRLQESQPATSWNLTAPSEYGFYSNVNPAVDHPRWSQAKERRIGEILKRATLPFNGYADQVASLYAGMDLRKNF
- a CDS encoding c-type cytochrome — translated: MKMLAAVLSVGLLINASAFAAPVDDLLKSKNCMACHAVDKKIVGPSYKDVAAKYKGNKDAVTLLATKIQKGGSGVWGAVPMPPNAVTAAEAKMLAAWVMIQK
- the cysG gene encoding siroheme synthase CysG, which codes for MDYFPLFLNLKQQACMIVGGGEIAVRKLRLLRSAGADVTVVAPELCDEMLGLVKSGEVRWQPAEFSLAQIAGQRLVIAATDHPSVNQAVFTACEAAGILVNSVDDPAHSRFITPAIVDRAPLTIAISTGGGVPVLARHLRAQLEALIPHGWGDLAKLGSELRDLCKEKMPDTASRRDFWENVLAGPIPDQVFSGQVNEAREQLIFAIENRALQSENLGAVYLVGSGPGNPDLLTFRALRLMQQADVVLYDNLVSDDIMEMVRRDAERIYVGKKSNNHALPQEEINQLLVRLALEGKKVLRLKGGDPFIFGRGGEEIEELAEHGIAFEVVPGITSAAGASCYAGIPLTHRDYAQSVTFVTGHRRAGETDLDWPRLVNPSETVVVYMGVAQSGYIAEQLIHHGRASHTPIAVIERATTNQQRVVTGELGQLAQLITESHIKPPALIIIGDVVKLHSKLNWRSEKG
- a CDS encoding PQ-loop domain-containing transporter, with protein sequence MNRLVLEGATYLQFCVGFLSLLAYLPQWKLMYASKSSSNVSLGSWAIWSVSSLIATFYALVQVLANGRGWALVFSASSNLVFVIITLCLIAKYRAPKTSAPFVMS
- a CDS encoding voltage-gated chloride channel family protein; its protein translation is MSGFSFYRQTFLDLAIWLPLAVLIGMLGGLASAVLLVSLDWATVTRVANPSLIWFLPFAGFGVGWLYHRFGRGIESGSNLLIDEVHNPKAVIPLRMAPLVLAGTVLSHLFGASVGREGTAVQMSGTLADRVALLTRRGPEGRRAILMAGMSAGFAGVFGTPLAGAVFGLEVLALGKMRNNALFPCLIASLTSDWVVRALGVHHTHYVISSIPTVTLKGIVAVLVAGIVFGLVGKFFAETTHWFAHQFKKISYPPLRPFVGGLVLSILVYTTGAYRYIGLGVPSIIESFSQPLSLFDAPLKFLFTTFSLGAGFKGGEVTPLFYIGSTLGNALAPILDMPYPLLAGLGFVAVFAGAANTPLACTFMAVELFGAAIAPYALLACVVAYLFSGHSSIYIAQRLGSGKGRLISDEESATRLSDMK
- a CDS encoding LrgB family protein — translated: MNFSIDLAQFPATWIAVTGLAYLLANKIYKQANCFPLLNPVLISVLLIIGILQLTHTPYDVYFHGAQPIHLLLGPATVALAIPLYSNLAKMKAYFWPLLIALGVGSLVGMVSVLIIGSALGLDWQTVLSFVPKSCTTPIAMALAQEHGGLPSLTANAVIIAGVGGAALAVPLYQWFNIKHEVAQGFALGLASHGVGTARAFQISDTAGAFSGLAMGFNGVVTALLLPLVLSIWLYF
- a CDS encoding CidA/LrgA family protein — encoded protein: MASYFKINLGFAMLYGLSIIFLALVSGELLRQLFNLPIPSVVLGMLLLTLWCVVRGRAESKIALASEGLLRYLGVLFVPAGVGLIELGDRLEAQGIAMMVTIMLSTLVTLLVTAWVLNFLLLRRQKKQPESSV
- a CDS encoding heavy metal translocating P-type ATPase, with the protein product MKIDTSSCFHCAEPCPSDNELHIRYRNADHAVCCAGCKSVAETIISSGLDQYYAQREKPADRKEPLPTELREQLSLYDDKQLQADFVHQTGEQSKEAALILEGISCAACIWLNEQHIAQLQGVQSVSINYSTYRARIRWDDSQIHLSTILEHIAAIGYRALPYDHARDEVNWQKQRKSALFRLWVAGLSMMQVMMFVVPIYLSADGEIEDLWLTMMHWGSALLTLPVVLYSCWPFYTNSWRDLKHGRAGMDLPVSLGVLIAFFASVYALIANNGEIYFDSVSMFVFLLLSGRYLELKARRNAGAAAEKLVKLVPTFAHQLHSDQTLHETAVARLKVGDRIVVKAGEIIPIDGLVLDGQSEVNEAMLTGESLPVRKVSGSNVTAGTSNLLSPLTVEVKLTGADTRIAGMVRILDQALEQKPRLAAIADRISGWFVFGLLIAAALTYWYWHLHDPLHALPITVALLVISCPCALSLATPTALTAATGRLAQLGLLVTRANLLETLAKVTDIVLDKTGTLTHGEPRIVRTVPLAMEAEPALTIAQALESQSEHPIAKAFAAQNKQSDNSAATDIQKHAQGGISGRIDNQQYWIGSLQFISDLLNQPIPYTLTQYTTEGSIIALSDGDTWLTAFVLADTLRPDAAELVHKLHQSGFNVHLVSGDQLHPVNHIASQLSISNVRAHATPEAKVAYIQTLQDSGKVVLMIGDGVNDAPVLALANVSIAMGAGVDIAHAAGDMILLNNNLACLPAAFKLAKKTQRIIKQNLLWALLYNIAALPLAAAGFVTPWLASIGMAMSSLLVVLNALRLVSIPKKKSQ
- the ccoS gene encoding cbb3-type cytochrome oxidase assembly protein CcoS; this encodes MESLYLLIPLSIVIAFVIGFVFWWTIRSGQLDDLEGPSWRILHDDDKSELKEHHLHEEKQKFPD
- the ccoN gene encoding cytochrome-c oxidase, cbb3-type subunit I, which gives rise to MENQATYNYKVVRQFAIMTVVWGIVGMLVGVIIAAQMFWPELNVGQYFHFGRLRPLHTNAVIFAFGGCGLFATSYYVVQRTCNVRLISDKLAAFHFWGWQLVIVLAAITLPLGYTQGKEYAELAWPIDLLITVVWVCYAIVFFGTIAKRKVKHIYVANWFYGAFILAVALLHIVNSMALPILGTMQSYSIYSGAVDAMVQWWYGHNAVGFFLTAGFLGMMYYFVPKQAGRPVYSYRLSVVHFWALAFTYMWAGPHHLHYTALPDWTQSLGMVFSLILLAPSWGGMINGIMTLSGAWHKLRTDPILKFLVTALSFYGMSTFEGPMMAIKSVNALSHYTDWTVGHVHSGALGWVAMITIGAIYYLIPRLFNREQMYSVKLIEVHFWMATLGTVLYIASMWIAGVTQGLMWSAVNADGTLTYAFIESVKATYPYYFIRFLGGACFLSGMFLMLYNVLRTVSIGKAVDAKIPAVAAHA